One segment of Sesamum indicum cultivar Zhongzhi No. 13 linkage group LG4, S_indicum_v1.0, whole genome shotgun sequence DNA contains the following:
- the LOC105160882 gene encoding GDSL esterase/lipase CPRD49: protein MVGPERPLFVLFGSSIVQLSFSNGGWGAILSDVYARKADIITRGYYGWNSRRAVQILDQVFPKDTAIQPSLVIVYFGGNDSMGAHSSGLGPHVPLPEYIENMKKIAIHLKNLSDNIRIIFLSCPPVNEAKLRENTSSYFSELVRTNELCRIYSEACIELCREMDLKVIDLWTAIQKREDWSNACFTDGVHLSAEGSKVVVEEILKVLKQAEWEPSLHWKSMPTEFSEDSPYDLVAADGKTTINPSEWTFHREIKWD from the exons ATGGTGGGACCGGAGCGGCCATTGTTCGTGTTGTTTGGATCATCAATAGTGCAGCTGAGCTTCAGCAATGGCGGATGGGGTGCTATCCTCTCCGATGTCTATGCCCGTAAA gctgatataattacacgagGTTATTATGGCTGGAACTCAAGGCGAGCTGTCCAAATTCTTGATCAAGTTTTTCCAAAG GACACTGCTATTCAGCCTTCTTTGGTGATTGTGTATTTTGGTGGCAATGATTCCATGGGAGCTCACTCATCTGGACTAGGTCCTCATGTACCTCTTCCGGAATATAttgaaaacatgaaaaaaatcGCAATCCATCTTAAG AATCTATCGGACAACATTCGCATAATATTTCTCAGTTGCCCTCCTGTTAACGAGGCTAAACTTCGTGAAAACACTAG TTCGTATTTCAGTGAGCTAGTCCGCACAAATGAGTTGTGCCGGATATATTCAGAAGCTTGTATAGAATTGTGCCGAGAAATGGATCTGAAGGTAATCGATCTTTGGACTGCAATCCAGAAACGAGAAGATTGGTCGAATGCTTGCTTTAC CGATGGGGTTCACTTGTCAGCTGAGGGCAGTAAGGTAGTTGTGGAGGAAATACTGAAGGTGCTCAAGCAAGCAGAGTGGGAACCTAGTCTACACTGGAAATCCATGCCAACTGAATTCTCCGAGGACTCCCCTTATGATCTCGTCGCTGCTGATGGGAAAACAACCATAAATCCCTCGGAATGGACGTTCCACAGAGAAATAAAATGGGACTAG
- the LOC105160884 gene encoding uncharacterized protein LOC105160884, which produces MPIPGNAEPGGVSGQHQVQQHQSISFSGAIPIKKRRFPIIRPASPSPEEKASKSEDNNSKNTQDSNIRDEGLPLSEHTASPDSSDASKTPASIVKKEEVTPTNLELGQANVETFASKPREAKPSASLGPVGDLRNTTDILSCEKSAVPEVPESHMGCQKTNVKQETASEQIEGARTSSMNVELSLGPKDPPDVSKNQSGAICHKSEKSDPSLLSLALTGQKLVLHDKKDSTFDSVSGRVSANRSNWDLNTTMDAWEGSTNSDAFAQRLVDIGGVSRTNKCHDSTSSLTTAGIVGLSLNKGKCVLYDHRSNSSSAAIQPSQQCKTSDPLDQQAATDDSLGLGLALSYRNSDTSREHSALSDQVVSINVSPKVSLQHVQLSAKNVNRPVKSEPVDDNSKRDCSIGSCSSSNIGLARFISIKRELVSNHSRETVLSSSIGPEKLVDHISIKSEEGNQDSCKSKDAMLPKSVARVMQQQESCASSALPVPLMPQNSCPSRLPTCSELTTAGNFSNQSEHSFHSKELHDQSDIADEHMAAVVSRPFSQDDKQLKPCKVGNPNVEDSEKCKQDLVNEHNLEVEEYSEVTANDEEKRNMSAEMHEKDSIGSDCESQGNHAADASTDIGENICEEDEEYEDGEVREPLQHSAEEDPIVEGKKSEDLELAGCDSSNTQPFVLSGDQNLPVCDLEGKEVVKENFDETYSDSIKDCGSISYEPNSEDNSLQKLSDKVLEVGVDKKRSVSVTPEKPLDISGRKDVTEGPEKEVSGCGPTTGSHGTDIELGDEVTDKNVKEICSGENDSTLSKVEASLNDHDAAKDSNNTGNKSRIINLSRASVVANPCKSRSISNRLLTSRSGKERYPDIDEEIQPRGNRDEIYTGGSNKFAKDRIHDHSLRNSRPNFMLGKGRISGRFGSLRSEWDSDHHFASETYNGPSDYRVVRRKHGSSISDVELECNDYGVAQDGPPLGSNRRKAMNDEFPSLRRTSLRRVSPGERDSPVTRGMHMLRRIPRNMSPSRCTVEDGPDLIGPRHGDKYLRHISDDVIDPVYSRSQTLYDELDGQLIRGNRNFSTLHRKGYPRIRSKSPVRSRTRSPGPWSSPRRRSPNGLAELSQHRSPALYRMGRMRSPERSCFREEMVARRRGSPSYVARHPNDLRDVDSGREHVLHPRSANSNRRTSPSRVFPRSARRGDALDSREVGDSDEYINGPSHSNKFHELRGDGSIDERRKFIERRGPLRPFRPTYNSENDNFRFHLNDGPRPYRFCSDADTEFIERNNMREREFDGRIKHQPLVVSRRIRNIEEQQDGDYRHVERVWHDDGFADARMKRRRF; this is translated from the exons ATGCCAATTCCAGGAAATGCTGAG CCTGGTGGAGTTTCCGGGCAGCACCAGGTGCAACAACATCAGTCTATTAGTTTTTCCGGTGCTATTCCGATTAAGAAGAGAAGATTTCCGATCATCCGGCCAGCATCTCCTTCCCCAGAAGAAAAGGCTTCCAAATCCGAGGATAACAATTCAAAGAACACACAAGACTCTAATATCCGAGATGAAGGGCTACCCTTGAGTGAGCATACAGCCTCTCCTGATAGTTCTGATGCGAGCAAGACTCCTGCTTCAATAGTTAAGAAAGAAGAAGTTACTCCGACAAATTTAGAATTGGGTCAAGCTAACGTGGAAACTTTTGCATCTAAGCCTCGGGAGGCAAAACCCAGTGCTAGTTTAGGTCCTGTAGGTGATTTGAGGAATACAACTGATATCTTGTCGTGTGAGAAATCTGCAGTACCAGAAGTTCCAGAAAGCCACATGGGTTGCCAAAAAACAAATGTGAAGCAGGAAACTGCTAGTGAGCAAATTGAAGGTGCCCGTACAAGTTCGATGAATGTTGAATTGTCGTTGGGACCAAAAGACCCACCTGATGTTTCGAAAAATCAATCTGGAGCTATTTGCCATAAGTCTGAGAAATCAGATCCTTCCTTGTTGAGTTTGGCGTTGACCGGACAGAAGCTTGTGCTGCATGACAAGAAGGATAGTACTTTTGACAGTGTCAGTGGTCGAGTATCCGCTAATCGATCAAACTGGGATTTGAACACAACTATGGATGCATGGGAGGGTTCTACCAACAGTGATGCATTTGCTCAGAGGCTTGTTGATATTGGTGGGGTCAGCAGGACCAATAAATGTCACGATTCGACTTCGTCTTTGACTACAGCTGGTATAGTAGGTCTCAGTTTAAATAAAGGAAAATGTGTTCTGTATGATCATAGATCCAATTCTTCTAGTGCGGCTATACAACCGAGCCAGCAGTGCAAGACTAGTGATCCCCTTGATCAGCAGGCCGCGACTGATGACTCTCTTGGTCTTGGGCTTGCTCTGTCATATAGGAACTCGGATACTAGCAGGGAGCATTCTGCTTTATCAGATCAAGTAGTCTCAATCAATGTTAGTCCAAAGGTAAGTTTGCAACATGTACAGCTATCAGCTAAGAATGTGAATAGGCCTGTGAAATCCGAACCTGTTGATGATAATTCAAAACGAGACTGTAGCATAGGTAGTTGTAGTAGCAGCAATATAGGGTTAGCAAGGTTTATTTCTATCAAAAGGGAACTTGTCAGTAACCACAGCCGGGAAACTGTTCTGTCTTCATCTATTGGCCCTGAGAAATTAGTCGaccatatatcaataaaatctGAAGAGGGTAACCAGGACTCCTGCAAATCTAAAGATGCTATGCTGCCTAAATCTGTTGCAAGGGTTATGCAGCAGCAAGAGAGTTGTGCATCATCTGCTCTCCCAGTGCCTTTGATGCCTCAGAACTCATGTCCTTCAAGGTTGCCAACTTGTTCAGAGTTGACTACAGCTGgcaatttctcaaatcaatCTGAACATTCTTTTCACAGTAAAGAATTACATGACCAGAGCGATATAGCTGATGAGCATATGGCTGCTGTGGTTTCTAGACCCTTCAGTCAGGATGACAAACAATTAAAGCCATGCAAGGTAGGGAATCCAAATGTTGAAGATTCTGAAAAGTGCAAACAGGATCTGGTTAATGAGCATAATCTTGAGGTAGAAGAATACAGTGAGGTAACTGCAAATgatgaagaaaagagaaacatgTCAGCGGAAATGCATGAGAAAGATTCTATTGGATCTGATTGTGAATCGCAGGGAAATCATGCTGCTGATGCTTCAACTGATATTGGAGAAAACATCTGTGAGGAGGATGAAGAATATGAGGATGGTGAGGTCCGAGAGCCACTGCAACATTCAGCTGAAGAAGATCCAATTGTTGAGGGAAAGAAGAGTGAGGATTTAGAACTTGCTGGTTGTGATTCTAGTAATACGCAGCCTTTTGTTCTTTCAGGTGACCAGAACCTCCCTGTATGTGATCTTGAAGGAAAAGAAGTTGTAaaggaaaattttgatgaaacaTATAGTGACTCAATTAAAGATTGTGGCAGTATTAGTTATGAGCCTAACAGTGAAGATAACTCTTTGCAAAAGCTATCAGACAAAGTGTTAGAAGTAGGAGTTGATAAGAAGAGATCCGTCAGTGTGACTCCAGAGAAACCACTTGATATTTCAGGAAGAAAAGATGTTACAGAGGGTCCTGAAAAAGAAGTCTCTGGTTGTGGACCAACTACTGGAAGCCATGGGACAGATATTGAACTAGGTGATGAGGTGACTGATAAAAATGTCAAAGAAATCTGCTCAGGAGAGAATGATTCAACTTTGTCCAAGGTGGAAGCATCTTTAAATGATCATGATGCTGCTAAAGATTCCAACAATACAGGCAATAAGAGCCGTATCATAAATTTATCTCGTGCGTCTGTTGTGGCAAATCCTTGTAAGTCAAGGTCTATATCGAACAGGTTGTTGACATCACGAAGTGGGAAAGAGAGATACCCTGATATTGATGAAGAGATACAACCACGAGGGAATAG AGATGAAATATATACTGGTGGTTCTAACAAATTTGCAAAAGATAGGATCCATGATCATTCATTGAGGAACTCAAGGCCGAATTTCATGCTTGGAAAGGGGAGGATATCTGGCCGGTTTGGCTCGTTACGTAGTGAATGGGATTCCGATCATCACTTTGCATCTGAAACTTATAATGGTCCATCTGATTATAGGGTTGTCAGGCGTAAACATGGGTCTTCCATTTCTGATGTTGAACTTGAATGCAATGACTATGGTGTTGCACAAGATGGTCCTCCTTTGGGTAGTAATAGAAGGAAGGCAATGAATGATGAATTTCCTTCATTACGACGGACATCTTTAAGGAGGGTCTCACCTGGAGAGAGAGATAGTCCTGTAACAAGGGGTATGCATATGCTTCGCAGAATTCCTAGAAATATGAGCCCAAGTCGTTGCACTGTCGAGGATGGTCCTGACTTGATAGGACCTCGGCACGGGGATAAGTATCTGCGACATATATCTGATGATGTCATTGATCCTGTTTACAGTCGTTCCCAAACTTTATATGATGAACTTGATGGTCAACTTATCCGAGGGAACAGGAATTTCTCTACCCTCCACAGAAAGGGTTATCCTCGAATTCGTTCCAAATCTCCTGTTAGATCCCGAACACGGTCACCTGGTCCATGGTCATCTCCTCGGAGGAGATCTCCGAATGGGCTGGCAGAGTTATCTCAGCATAGGTCTCCAGCTTTGTATAGGATGGGAAGGATGAGATCTCCTGAACGTTCTTGTTTCCGTGAAGAAATGGTCGCTAGAAGGCGTGGATCTCCTTCCTATGTTGCACGGCATCCTAATGACTTAAGGGATGTGGATTCTGGACGAGAGCATGTCCTCCATCCTAGGTCTGCCAATTCTAATAGGAGAACCTCACCTTCACGAGTTTTTCCAAGAAGCGCCAGGAGAGGGGATGCATTAGATTCTCGGGAGGTTGGAGATAGTGATGAGTATATCAATGGGCCTTCACATTCCAATAAGTTCCATGAGCTTCGTGGTGATGGAAGCATTGATGAGAGAAGAAAGTTCATTGAGAGAAGGGGACCTCTTCGTCCATTTCGACCTACTTATAACAGTGAGAATGACAATTTCCGCTTTCATCTGAATGATGGCCCCAGGCCTTACAGATTCTGTTCTGACGCAGATACAGAGTTCATCGAGAGAAATAATATGCGAGAGAGGGAGTTTGACGGACGCATAAAGCACCAACCCTTGGTCGTATCGAGGCGAATAAGAAATATAGAAGAGCAGCAAGATGGGGACTACAGACATGTGGAACGGGTCTGGCATGATGACGGGTTCGCTGATGCCAgaatgaaaagaagaagattcTAA